One genomic window of Monodelphis domestica isolate mMonDom1 chromosome 1, mMonDom1.pri, whole genome shotgun sequence includes the following:
- the PFDN4 gene encoding prefoldin subunit 4 isoform X1, with protein MFRLIQTFRAAEDVNVTFEDQQKINKFARNTSRITELKEEIEVKKKQLQNLEDACDDILMMDEDLLMIPYQIGDVFISHSQDETQEMLEEAKKNLQDEIEALESRVESIQRVLADLKVQLYAKFGSNINLEADDS; from the exons gCTGCAGAAGATGTCAATGTCACTTTTGAGGACCAACAAAAGATTAACAAATTTGCACGGAATACtagtagaatcacagaattgaaggaagaaatagaagttaaaaag AAACAGCTTCAAAATTTAGAGGATGCTTGTGATGATATATTGATGATGGATGAAGATTTGTTAATGATTCCCTATCAAATTGGTGATGTTTTTATTAGCCACTCTCAAGATGAAACCCAAGAAATGCTGGAAGAAGCTAAG AAAAATTTGCAGGATGAAATTGAAGCATTAGAATCCCGAGTTGAATCGATCCAACGAGTGCTAGCCGATTTGAAAGTTCAGTTATATGCAAAATTTGGGAGCAACATAAACCTTGAAGCGGATGACAGTTAA
- the PFDN4 gene encoding prefoldin subunit 4 isoform X2, which yields MAATMKKAAAEDVNVTFEDQQKINKFARNTSRITELKEEIEVKKKQLQNLEDACDDILMMDEDLLMIPYQIGDVFISHSQDETQEMLEEAKKNLQDEIEALESRVESIQRVLADLKVQLYAKFGSNINLEADDS from the exons ATGGCCGCCACCATGAAGAAGGCG gCTGCAGAAGATGTCAATGTCACTTTTGAGGACCAACAAAAGATTAACAAATTTGCACGGAATACtagtagaatcacagaattgaaggaagaaatagaagttaaaaag AAACAGCTTCAAAATTTAGAGGATGCTTGTGATGATATATTGATGATGGATGAAGATTTGTTAATGATTCCCTATCAAATTGGTGATGTTTTTATTAGCCACTCTCAAGATGAAACCCAAGAAATGCTGGAAGAAGCTAAG AAAAATTTGCAGGATGAAATTGAAGCATTAGAATCCCGAGTTGAATCGATCCAACGAGTGCTAGCCGATTTGAAAGTTCAGTTATATGCAAAATTTGGGAGCAACATAAACCTTGAAGCGGATGACAGTTAA